Part of the Variovorax sp. PAMC 28711 genome is shown below.
CACTGGATCGACCTGGGCAAGAAACTCGAGGCCTCGGGGGCCACGCTGCCCAAGATCTACACGACCAACTGGTTCCGCAAGGGCGCCGACGGCAAGTTCGTCTGGCCGGGCTACGGCGAAAACATGCGCGTCTTGAAGTGGATGATCGACCGCATCGAAGGCAAGGCCGGCGAAGGCATCGAGCACGTGACCGGCGTGAGCCCGCGCTACCAGGACCTCAACTGGACCGGCCTGAAATTCAGCGCCGAACAGTTCGACACCGTGACCAGCATCGACAAGGCGGCCTGGGTCGCGGAGCTCAAGCTGCACGACGAGCTCTTCAAGCAGCTCGAACACCATCTGCCCGAGGAACTGCCGGCCACCAAGGCCGCGATCGAGCAGCGCCTCGCCGCCTGAGCGCGACCACCCATAGAAAAAGCCGCCCTCGGGCGGCTTTTTCTATGCTGCGCCACGCGAGGCGCACAGCGGTCAGTAATACCGTGAATTGTTGAGGCGCGTCATGGCTTCGTACAGCGTCGGCATGCGGACCTGTTCCGAACGCTGCTTCATCAGCGTCAAGGCTTCGACCTTGGCGGTGGCCACCGGGGTGCTGATGCCGTCAGTTTGCTGACGCGTCACGGCCGCTTGCAGTTCCTGCAGGATGCGCGGGTCGTACTTGGCGTACTCGTAGAACTGCGCGTCTGCACGGGCAACAGCGCGGCGTTCCGACAGGCGCGCCAGAAAAGGCGTCAGCTTGTGGGCGCTCAGCGCGAGGGCGCCGAAGAGGATGGCGCAGACCGCGATCCATGCCACCATCCAGCCGCCGTCGACTTCGCGGGTGGTGAGTTGGTTGGCGATGGCCAGCAGCACAGCGCCGGCGGCGATGACGATGCGAACGGTCAGGCCGGCGGTGCCGACGTTGTCGTTGGAGGCGCGAATGCGCTCGATGGCCGCGCTGGCGCGGGTGACGCCGAGGTGCTCAGCGGGCTGGTCGATATGGACAAATGAGGTCATGGTGTATCCCTCCAAGGGATGAATGGCCGAAGCCGATGCACCGATATTAGGGTTTGCCCTAGTGTTTTGCCAATTTATCTTGCTGATGTTTATCATTCACGCCACTAATGGACGTTAACTTTCGCACGCTTGATCTCAATTTGCTCCGCGTCTTCGACGAGGTGATGGCGGAGCGCAACCTCACGCGCGCCGCGCGCAACCTGTCGATCACCCAGCCCGCGGTGAGCAATGCGCTGCGGCGGCTGCGCGAAGTGCTCGGCGATGAGCTGGTGCGCCGCGCCGGCGCCGGCGTCGAGCCCACGCCTCGCGCACTCGCCCTGTGGCCGACGGTGCGCGACGCACTGCGCCAGCTTCAGCACACGCTGGCGCCCAGCGGCTTCGACGGTGCGACGGCCGACACCACCTTCTTGCTCGCCATGGCCGACGCCACGGCCGCCGAGCTGATGCCGGGCCTGGTCAAGATCGCCGAACTGGAGGCGCCGGGCATTTCGCTGCGCGTGCTGCCGCTGACCACGCGCGACCCGCGCCGCATGCTGGAGCACGAAGAAGCCGACATGGCGATCGGCTACTTTCCCGCCGTGATCGCCAGCCTCGCGGCACGCAGCCAGTCAGGCGTGGGCTTTCCGTTCGAGACGCAGCGTCTCTACGTCGGGCAGTACGTCTGCGTGATGCGGCGCGACCATCCGCTGGCGAACGCCCCGCTCACGCTCGACGCGTACTGCGCAGCGCGGCATCTGCTGGTGAGTTTTTCGGGGCGGCCTTACGGCTTCATCGACCAGACGCTGGGCGCGCTGGGGCGCGAGCGGCGCATCGCCGTCACGGTGAACCAGTTTTTTACCGCGGGCCGCGTGGTGGCCAATTCGGATTTGCTCACCGTGCTGCCACGCCATTTCGTGAACGTGACCGGTGTCAACGAGCGCCTGGTGATGCGCGACTTGCCGTTCGACCAGCCGCTGGTGCATGTGGATGCCGTCTGGCATCGACGCGCCCAGCACGGGCATGCGCACGAGTGGTTGCGCGAGGCGTTGCTGCGGTCCGCCGGAGCCGCGTTCGCCGGCTCTTTGCTGGATCAGGCGTTGCCGGACGCCTGAGCCAAGGCGCTCAGCGAACGACGTTCAGGAAGGCGCTGGCGGCAATGCGCAGCTCCTGCGCATGGTGAGCGTCTACACCGGCGCGGGAGTCGGCGGTTTCCATCAGCGCGAGTGCCGGGCTGATGGGGGTGGCTTCGGCCGGCGAATTGAAATAGCGGGCCACGAGAGAAAACAACTTGGACATGACATTGCGCGATCAGGTCGCGCCGGGTTGGTGATGGGAAGTAGATTAAGGGTTATCCCTGATAGTTCAATCTCTCTTTCATGCGCCGTTTGCATGAGGGCATTCCTCTAGACTGGGTCCATGAAGCTCCAGTTGCTGTCGGATTTGCACATCGAATCCCATCCGCGCCTTCAGATCGCACCCGCGCCCGGTGCCGACTGGCTGGTGCTGGCCGGCGACATCGGCTCCTACCAGGCCGGCTCCCGCCTGACCGAACCCGACTTCGGACTCACCCGTTTTTCGCCGCGCCACGGCTGGCCGACGCCGGTGCTTTTCGTTCCCGGCAACCACGAATACGACAACGCCGACTTCGACGCCACGCACGCCCGCCTGCGTTCGGTGTGCGAGGCGCTGGACATCGTCTGGCTGGAACGCGAGACGCTGGTGGTCGATGGCGTGCGCTTCGTCGGCACCACGCTTTGGGCCGATTTCGACGCGCTGGTCGCGCCGTCCGATACCCTCGGGGAAGCGCTCAAGAAGCGCGGCAAGGCGATGCGCGCGGCCAACTTCTACCTGCAGAAAATGGGCACGCTGCGAGCGGGCCAACCCTTCCTCGCCGAAACCCAACGGGAGCACTCACTCACGTGTGAAGCATGGTTGAGAAACGCTTTGGCGCCGCCGTTCGACGGCCCCACCGTGGTCGTCACTCACTTCGCGCCGAGCCTGGCGAGCGCCGATCCGCGCTACGGGTTGTCGCCCGGAACCGCCGGCTTCTGCAATTCGCTCGACGACCTGTTGCCCCGGGCCGACCTCTGGCTGCACGGTCATCTGCATTGCGCATTCGACTATGTGAAGGACGGCTGCCGCGTCGTCGCGAACCCGCTCGGCTACCGCGCCAAGGGCGAGCAGGACGCTTTCCGGCCCGACATGCTGGTCAGCGTGCCGCCAGCCCGTCGAAGCAGGTAGCGAGCACCATTTCGACGATTTGCTCGTCGGTGTACTTTTCGCTGCCCTTCAGGAATTCGAGCACCGGGTCGCAGGCCCGCGCGAACAGCGTGTAGAGGATCGCGATGGCCGGCAGGCGCGAGCTGACGCTGCCGTCTTTTTGCGCCGCCTGGATCCAGCCGCCCAGCTTGTCGCTGACCGTGACGAGCAGGTCGATGTAGGCGCGGTTCTTCATGAGCGTGGCGCGCAGCGACGAACTCTGGTGCGGCAGCGACGGCATCTCACCGGCCAGCTGCACTTCCATGGTCCAGCGGGCGACCGCACGGAGCTTGTCGACCGGCGGCGTTTCTACCGGCAATGCCTTCATAAAATCCAGCGCACGCTGCAGGATGCGCACCATCGCGGCGGCGGCCAGGTCTTCCTTGCTGGGAAAGTGCTTGTAGAGGCTGGCCTTGGCGATGCCGACCGAGGCCGCCACTTCGTCGACCGTCATGGCTTCGAAGCCTTTTTCGGCCAGCAGGCGGTTCACCGTCGAGACGATCGCCTCCTCGCGGGCGACGAGCATCTGCTCCTTGAAAGACAGCTTGATGGCGGGCGGCGTGGCAACGGTGTTCATGCACCGATTCTAGCCAGCACCGTCACCGAAAAGACGGATCGCCTGCGGAGATACCGATCAGTCGCGACCGAAACGAACGAGTTGCCCTTGCTCAGGCCGACTCGATTCCCGCGCGGCCAGCCTGGACCGCGAATGTCGCCTGCGTCCCGAACACCGCGTTCGCGGCCACCGGATGCGGGGTCGTGCGCATCTCGCAACGCAGCGCGTCGGCGGTGATGTCGAGCAGCGCCCAGCCGCGTTCGTCACCGCGCGCGTGCAGCACGTCCGGGTTGTCGCGCCGCATGCGCGCCATCGCGCCCTGGCTCGCGCCGCGCGAGGTGAGCGAGCCGCCGACCAGCTCGCTCGCGACGATGGGCGATGCCACATCGTTCGGCACCATGCGCAGGTTGGCGGCGGCGTGCCGGTGCACATCACCGCCAAGCGACACGACGTTCGCGATACCGGCGTCCGCGACGCCCTGCAACAGGCGCCGGCGCGCGGCCGGATAGCCGTCCCAGCCGTCGGTCCAGGTCTGGCGGCCGTCGGGCGTGTCGATGCCGGTCGCGCTCACCTGCGTCGGGTTGCCCAGCAGCTTCCAGCGCCCGGTCGCGCCCTTCAGGCCTTGCGCCAGCCACTGTTCCTGTTCGGCGCCGAGCATCGTGCGCGACGCGTCCTGCAGTTCGGCGCACGCCGCCACGCTGCGGCCGACGTCGCGCTGCGGGTCGGGGCACGCGTGGTGGCTGCGATGCTGGCGCGTGTCCAGCGTCCACAGGTCGGCGAGCCGGCCCCAGGCGAAGCGGTCGTGGATGCGCATCGTCGGGCCCTGCGGTGGCACCGCCAGCGGCAGGTGCTCGAAATACGCGCGGTAGGCCGCGGCACGGCGCTGCAGGAAACGCGCGGGATCGGTCCAGGCCGGATCGCGGTCGTCGGCGTAGTCGTTCACCACCTCGTGGTCGTCCAGCGTGACGATCCACGGGTGCGCCGCATGCGCGGCCTGCAGGTCGGCGTCGCTCTTGTAGAGCGCATGGCGAGCACGGTACTGCGCGAGCGTGTGCGGCGTTGAACTGCCGTGGGTGCGGCCGGTCTGCGCGGTGTACGCGGGGCTGCTGCCTTCGTAGATGTAGTCGCCGACGAAGAGCACGACGTCGACATCGCGCTGCGCGATCTCCCGGTGCGCCGCGAAGAAGCCCTGCTCCCAATGCTGGCAGGACGCGAGCGCGATGCGCAAGCGCGCGACCTCGGCGCCGGCCGCCGGCGCGGTGCGCGTGCGGCCCGTCGTGCTGACCGCGCCGCCGCAGCTGAAGCGGTACCAGTACGGCCGGCCCGGCGCCAGGCCCTCGACTTTCACGCGCACGCTGTGCCCGAGCGATGGCCAGGCCATGAGATCGCCGTTGCGCACCGGTCGGCGCAGTGCTTCGTCGCCGAAGAGCTCGTAGCGCACGGGGCATCCGGCATCGGCGTTCCAGCCCGGCTCGGCCGCCGCATCGGGCGCCAGGCGCGTCCACAGCACGACGCTGTCGGGCCGCGGCTGCCCGCTCGCCACGCCGAGCGTGAAAGGATTGCGCTGCCAGCGCGGTGCGCCATCGGCCCGAGCCAGCGGCGCGCCGCTCCAGGCGCCGAGCGCCAGCCAGAGGGCGGTGCGGTTCAGGTCGCGGCGGCGCAGGCCGGGCGTTGGCGGCAAGGGACCGGTCCTCATTTCGTGCGTTGCGCGTCCGGCCCGTCGACCGGCGGCACCAGCTTGCTGTGCAGCACGCCGTTGACTTCGGCGCCCAAAATCAGGGTGGTCGCGCTGATGTACAGAAATACCAGCGTCGCGACGGCGCCGGCGAAGCTGCCGTACACCAGCGCGAGTTTGCCGGCGGTGCGCAGCGTGTACGACAGCGTGGCGGCGGTCCCGACCCACATCGCGGCTCCGATCAGGGCACCCGGCATCACGGTGGCGAGCCGCTGGCGGACGTCCGGCAACCAGCCGTAGAGCAGCGCGTACAGCGTGGTGAGCACGATGAAAGCGAGGCCGTACCGCACGCTGTTGTTGAGCCAGAGCGTCTCGCGGCCGGCGCCGACATTGCTCTCAAGCAGCCCCCAGAGGTAAGGCATCACGATCACCGAGCTGAACGCCACCAGTACGCCGCCGCCCACGATCACCGTGAACAGCGTGACCTTGATGCGCGCTTTCCAGAACGGCAGGCCGCGCTCGATGCCGTAAGAGCGGTTCAGCGCACCGCGCACCGCCTGCATGCCCGACGACGCGGTCCACAAGGTCACGACCAGGCCGATGGCCAGCAGCGCCTGGTTGCGCTGCGCCAGCACCTGGTCGATGACCGGCTGCATCGCCTCGCGCACCACCGGCGGCGCATACCCCATGACCCGGCCGGCCAGCGCCGCGGCATCGCCGGGCTGCCCGATGTAGGCGGCGGCTGCCGACATCAGGATCAGCAACGGAAACATGGCGAGCACCGACGAGAACGCCAGGCTGCCGGCTTGGTTGGCGCTCTGGTGCATCACGTAGTTGCGGACGGCCAGCAGCAGCACGCCGAGGCCCGGTGCGTTCAAGGCCGCGCGTTGCACGCGATGCCAGCGTTCGAGGAGTTGCTTCATGATTTGGCGCGCACCCTAGCACGACGGCCGAACGTTCAGCGGTCGGCGAGGCGCCCGATGCCGTCGAAGCGGGTGACGCCTTCGCGGTCGAGGAATTCGAGCACCTGTACCGTCAGGTTGCGGCCGATGCCGGTGCGATCGCGGTAGGCCGCCGCAACGAAGCCCGACGCCGATTCCGCAGACAGCGCCTGTGCATGCACGATGAGCCCTGCCACCGTCTCTGGCAGGTAGAAGCGATTCGGCGCCACGCGCACGAGCACGCCGAGGCGATGGGCCCGCAACAGAAAATCGAGCAGTTCGGGCTGCGGCAACGCCAATGCGGCAGCCAACTCGCCGACGATGGGCGGGCGCAAGCCCGCCGGCTGCAACAACGCGGACGTGCGTGCAAGGAGCGCGCTGTCGACGTCGGACAGCGTGGCGCGGTGATCGGGCAGCCGGTGGCGCAGACCTTCGCGCGCCACGGAGCCGTCGTGCACCGCGGCGGCCAGCGCGGCCTGCAGCAGATGCGGCGCGCGGCGCAGGCCCAGCGCCTGGGCCAACTCCGATGCGGTGCAGCCGACGCTGTCGGGCTGCGCGAGATGGCTTCGGCCCAGTGCCGCGCACACGCCATCGCGCAGGGCCCGCCAGTGCGCAGGCGACAGCGCGATGCGTTTGCCGTCGCACGCCACGGCATGCAGGCCTTGGAGGGACGCGGTATCGAGCCCCGTCAGGTTGCGTGCCAGCAGGAAGCGATCCAGGTCGATGCCGTGCGGCTCGCCGTCGAGCAACGCCGCCAGCGCAGCGGGAGCATCGGGGCGCGCCAGCGCAGCCAGTGCGCTGCGACGGGCCGGCGTCGCGCGGCCACGCGCCGGCGCGAACGGATCGATGACGCGTCCGCCCGCCACCGTGCGGTTCGCCGCGGGTTCCCGCAAGATGAAACGGTCGCCGTGCAACGCGGCGATCGGTCGGTCGAGCACCAGCTGCGCGACAACCGGCCCGCGGGTCGGCACCGGCGCATCGAGCACCACGAGCCGCGCGTTGAGGGCGGCCGCGCCGATGTGCAGCTGCAGCACCGTGCGTTGCAGCGCGGCGGGGAGCAGTGCGGGAATCGGCCCGCCGAGAACGTCGAGCTGCACGTCGAGCCGATCGGTCGGCGCGTGCACGGGTGCCGCGACGACCCAGTCGCCGCGCACCGGCGCGGCATCCTTGAGATCGCTGCCCGCCAGGTTCAGCGATGCGCGCTGGCCTGCGACGGCCTCGGCCGCGGGGCGGTCCTGCGCGTGGAGGGCGCGCACGCGGGCCGGCGTGCCGCGCGGCGACACGGTCACCAGATCGCCCACGCGCACGGTGCCCGAGAGCACCGCGCCGGTCACGACGCGGCCGGCGCCGGTGAGCGTGAAGCTGCGGTCGACCGCCATGCGGAAATGGCCGGTGGGCGCACGCGCGGCCCACGACTGCGCCAACTCGGCCAGGTGCTGGCGCAGCGCCGGCACGCCGGCGCCGGTGGTCGCGGCAAGCCGGAACACCGGCGCGCCCTGAAATGGCCCGTCGTGCAGCAGCGCCGCGATCTCGCGTTCCGCTGCTGCCACGCGTGCCGCGGAAACACGGTCAATCTTGGTGAGCGCCACCACGCAGCGCGGCACGCCGAGCAGTTGCAGGATGCCCAGGTGTTCGAGCGTCTGCGGCATCGGCCCGTCGTCGGCGGCGACGACCAGCAGCGCGAGGTCGACACACGCCACCCCGGCCAGCATGTTGCGGATGAAGCGCTCGTGACCCGGCACGTCGACGAAGCCGACGGGCGACGCAAGGCCGAAATCGGCATACGCGAAGCCGATGTCGATCGACATGCCGCGGCGCTTCTCTTCTTCGAGCCGGTCGGTGTCAACGTCGGTGAGCGCCTTGACCAGGCTCGTCTTGCCGTGGTCGACATGGCCCGCTGCCGCGACGATCACGGGCCACCGCCCGCGCGCTCAGGGCGCGAGCAGGCGCTGCAGGATTTCCGGCAACGCAGCGTCGGCGAGGGCACGCAGCTCATCGTTGCGCCGGTCCTGGATCGGATGCGCGACGAACACCATCGCCGGCGACAGCCCGAGGGCTTTCGCCTGCAGGGCCGCCGCCTCCACGAACTCGCCGGACGCCACGCCCACACCGGGAATGCCACGCGATTCAAGGTCCACGATGTCATGCATACAGCACGACGTGCAGGACCCTCAATCGGCCAGGCCTTCGACGACCAGCTGGCATTCGGCCGCGATCTGATGACGCAGCGCGGTCGGCGCGGGCCGGGTGAAGGTGGGCTTGCGGTACCGCTTCACCTCGATGCCGCGCGCGTCCAGCAGTTCGTGCAGCCGGTCAAGGAAGACATCGCCGCGCGACTTCGAGATGTCGAGCAGGCCGACGGTGAGCCCGTCGAAGCTGGCCGGTCGCGCCGCCAGGGCGCGCCCGGCAGCGGCGCGCTCCGACGTCGGGTCCAGCAGCGTGTGCGTGGGATTCATGAAGTGATCTCCTTGGAAACCGGGGTGGAACCGGTGGCGCCCGAGGCGGCCCAACCGGCGATGACCGCCGAAAACAGGCCGGCGGTGCCGCCGGCGCGAACGATGAGAAGGCCGCCGGGCCTGAACTTGGGCACCATCGTGCCGGCAAGAGATGCTGGCAGCCCTTCGGCGATGCCGCCCACGCCCGCGAGCATGTCGTCGGCCGGCGAGAGAAGCAGCGCGTCGAGCTCGGCGCGCAGGCGCGCCTTCGACCAGCCCGCGTCGATGAACACGCGCGCGTGCTCGGGCGACACGACGAGCACTGCGTCGCCCGCCATCGCGAGCTTCGGATGGTCGACGCTGCGCAGGCACAGCGCGAAGCTGCGGGCGAGCGATTCGGGCTCACGCGATTTCTGGTCGACGATGCCCTGCACGCCTTCGGCGGCGAACAGCGTCACGACAGAGGCATCGGGCGCGAAGCCGCGTTCGACCGCGAGCGATTCCCAGCCGGGCGTTTCGGCCTCGGCGAAGCAGAAGGTGTACTTGCCCGGCGTGCCGAGCGTGGCGCGGTCGACCTCGCCGGGACGTCCGCCGCCGACGTTGCGGATGACCAGCTGCAGCGCGCGCCCGATCGTGGCGTTCGCGCGGCTGCCCTGGCCCAGCGCATTGACACCGGCGTTCAGGCCAACACTCGCCACCACCGGCCCGTTCACGATCACCATCGGCCCCGCGAACATCGTGGTGCAGAGCACGCCGTGCATGCCGAATTCATCGATCAGCGCGGCCTCCACGGCGGCCAGCACCACCGGCAGGTACTCTGGCTTGCAGCCCGCCATGACGGCGTTGATGGCGACTTTCTCGACCGTGCAGGGTGCGAGGTCGGGCGGCACCTCGCCGATGCATTCGTCCGGCCGGCGCGTCGTGCCCTGCAGCATGCGCAGCACGCGCGCGGGCGTCGGCGGCACGACCGGCAGTCCGTCGGTCCAGCCACGATCGAAGCAGGCTTCCATCAAATCCTCGCCCTCGCCGATGTCGACCTGGCGCGCGACGAGGCCGGTGTCGCCGAAGCGCACGACCAGCTCTTCGGCGATGCCGGGGTCCAGCGTCTTCGAGCCGCAGCCCGGTCGCATCGGCGGCAGCGATTCGCCGAGGTCCGGACGGCCGCTGATGTCTTGCCAATCGCCGCGGTGCCAGCCGTAGGTGCGCGCGACTTCCAGGCCGTCCTTCATGCGGATGAGCGTCGGCACGAACTCAATGCCGAGCCGGAAAGAGTGCTCGAGCGTCTCGTCGTAGACCTGCCCTGCAAGACCGGCGGCGTAGCGCGGGTCGTCCTGCACATACACGATCAGGGGCTCCGCACCGCTGGCCAGTTCGGCCAGCAACGGCTCGACCAGCGTGCAGGTCGGGCACTCGCGCTTGGCAACAACGATCAGGCCGTCGGGGAGGAATGTCATGGAAAGAGTGGCGGTGATTCGCCGGCGCAGATGCTGTCACCCTCCGTGGGTGTGCGCCGTCGCGCGCGAGACAGGCCCGAAGGCGGTCCTTGGCAACTAGAGCAAGTCGGTGCCGACGATCGGCAGCAGCAGCCAGTTCTTCAGGCGCGTCCCGTACTGGCCACCAGGCTCGTCGGTGTGGACCACATCCTGGCCATCGGCGCCATCCTCCAGCCATTCGACCGCGCCGGTCGCCGGGTTCAGGCGCAGCCGGTAGGCCGCGTTGAACCGGTCCCCGCTGCTGAGCGACAGGAAACGCGCCACCAGCGTCGGGCTGTCGATCAGCAAGGCGGCTTCGGTGTTGACGACGGCCGAGCGCCGGTCGAGGTTCATGGAGCCGATGAAGAGCCGCTTGTCGTCGATCACCGCGAGCTTGGCGTGCATCCGGCTGATCGACTGGCCGAAGTCGCCGAAGCGCCCGCTGCAGCTCGCCAGGCCCGCGCCGAGCTCGCGCAGCTCGATGCCGGCGCGCAGCATCGCGGCGCGTGAGCGCGCGTAGCCGGCATAGGCGAGCGGCTCGTCGGTCGAGCCCAGCGAATTGGTGACGATTTTGATGTGGCCGCCGTGCGCGACGGCGGTCTGCATCATCGCCAGCCCGCGTTCATTGGGAATGAAATAAGGCGACACGATCAGCACGCCCGCACGCGCCGAATTCAATGCGGTGAGCGCGCCTTCGGTCACGCTGCCCCTGATCGCCTCGTCCGCGGCGCGCGTGATCTTGGCCGGGTCGTCGACGAAGAGTTCCGCGTGGCCCCAATCGCGCTCGACCACGCCCTCGGCCAGTTGCGCGGTCAGCGGCGTGCGCCCCAGCACATCGCGCTCGCGCACCGGCACGTCGGGCGCGGCGCGCGCGGCCAGGTGGTCGAAGCGGCGCTGCGCGGCCTCCCCTTTCGGCGCGCCCTGCACCACGCCGCCGACCGGCCGGACCTGCGCGCTGTTCCAGTAGCGGTCGAAACCCTCGGACATGCGCGGCACGATCGGACCACTCGACAGGATGTCGACGTCGATGAAATTGGCCGACGTGCTGCGCATGAAGTAGTCGTTGGCGATGTTGCGGCCACCCGAAACGGCAAAGCTGTTGTCTGCCACCAGCAGCTTGTTGTGCATCCGGTGGTTGATCCGGCTGAACTCGTTGAGCGAGAACAGAACGCGCATCTCGAGCGAGCCCGCGCGCCACGGCAACGGATTGAAGAGGCGCACTTCGACGTTCGGGAACGCAGCGAGGGTCGCGAGCAGTTCGTCTTCGCCGGCGGTGTAGAAATCGTCGACCAGCAGGCGCACGCGCACGCCGCGAGCAGCCGCGTCCCGCAGCTCGCGCAGCAGCTGGAGGCCGACGTCGTCGTTCTGGATCAGGTAGTACTGGACGTCGAGCGAGCGCTCGGCCTTGCGCACCAGGGCGATGCGCGCATCGAACGCGAACGAAGCCTCGGGCAGCAGCCGGAAGCCCGACGCACCGGGTGCCTGTTCGGACGCACCGGCCGCGGCAATGCGCGCGAGCGGGGTCTGCGCCACATCCGACAACGCCCGTGTCGGCACGCTCGCGACGGGCGGCGCAAGGCTGGCGCAGCCAGCCGCCGCCACGGCCAGCAGGAGCAGACCGGTCCGGACGACCTCGCGCCTCACAGCAGATCTTCCCCAACGATCGGCAGCAGCAGCCAGCTTTTGAAGCGAAGCCACAGAAATTCGCCCGGCACGTCGGCATGCACGATCTCGCCACCCTGGTCGTTGTATTCGAGCCATTCGGTGCGGCGACCATCGGGCGTCAGGCGCAACCGGTAGCCGATGTCGTCCACGCCGTCGGCGCCGCGCACGAAGTCGTTGTACTCGGCCACGAGAAGCCGGTTGTCGATGAGCAGGCCGAGCTCGGTGTTGACCGCTGCCGACCGGTGATCGAGGTTCATCGAGCCCACGAAGATGCGGTGTTCGTCCAGGATCGCAAGCTTCGCGTGCAGCCGGCTGATCGACTTGCCGAACTCGCCGAAGCGCTTGCTGCGTGCGCTGTATTGCGGCGCGATTTCATAGATCGTCACGCCCGCCTTGAGCATGTCGGCGCGGTAGCGCTCATAGCCCGCGTAAGCCAGCGGCTCATCGGTCGATCCGAGCGAATTGGTGACCACCGTGACGGCCACACCCTCCTCGACCTGCTCGCGCATCATCGCCATGCCGATGGGGCCCGGGATGAAGTAAGGCGAGGCGATCACCACCTTGCGGGTGGCCGTGCCAATGGCGGCCAATGCGCCCTCGGTCACGCTGCCGCGGTAGGCGTCTTCGGGCTTGCGCGTGATCTTCGCGGGCGGGTCGGCGTAGACGCGCGCAGTGGCCCAGTGGCGCTCCAGCTTGCCGGTGACCAGCTCCTCGCCGAAAGGCGCGTTGGCGAGCACGTCGCGCGGACGCAGCGGCACGTCGGGCACGGCGTCGCGGGCGATCTCGTCAAAGCGCTTCTGCGCGGCGGCGGCCGGCAAGCCGATCGGCGCGATGCTCTCGATCGGCCGCACGAACTCGCTGTTCCAGTACATGTCGAACGCTCTGGAAAAGTCGTGCACGACCGGCCCGCTCGACACCACGTCCATGTCGATGAAGTTCGCCGCCGTGCTGCGCATGAAGTAGTCGTTGGCGATGTTGCGGCCACCCGAAACGGAGAAGCTGTTGTCCGCGATCATCAGCTTGTTGTGCATGCGGTGGTTGATGCGCTTGAACTCGTGCAGCGACAAGGCAAGCCGCACGGGCAACGAACTCGCGCGCGATGGCAACGGGTTGAAGAGCCGCACCTCCACGTTCGGGAAGGCCGAGAACGCGCCGAAGAGTTCGTCTTCGCCACCGCTGTAGAGGTCGTCCACCAGCAGACGCACCCGCACGCCGCGCAGCGCGGCATCGCGCAGCTCTTTCAGCAGCAGCAGGCCGACATCGTCCTTCTCGATCAGGTAGTACTGCACGTCGAGCGACTTTTCGGCGTTGCGGGCCAGCGCGATGCGCGCGTCGAACGCGAAGGCCGCCTCGGGCATGAGCCGAAAGCCTGACAGCGGCGCGGCGCCGGGCAGGGCGGCCGGGGCGCCCATGGCCGCCGCCTTCCCGAGAAAGGTTCCTTCGCCATCGGCAATGGCATGCGTGGCCGGCTGGGGCACCGACGGCGGCAACGACGCGCAGCCGCTCATCAGCGCAGTCGCCAGCAGCACGGCAGCGGTGGCGAGGAATCTTCGGAGCGACGTCATGGGCCGCACTCTACCCACCTATCATCGGCCGGCATCAAAGAGGGGAAAGCGTGCTCAACGGCTTGTGGCTGGGGTTTTTCATGGTGGCGGCGCTGGCTGCCTTCGGCCGCTGGCTCATCGGCGGCGACCCGACCGTTTTCGCGGCGCTGGTCGACAGCCTCTTCGCCATGGCGCGCCTCGCGGTCGAGGTCATGGTGCTGCTGTTCGGCACGCTCACGCTGTGGCTCGGCTTCCTCAAGATCGCAGAGGCCGCCGGGCTGGTCGCTTGGCTGGCGCGCCTGCTCGGCCCGC
Proteins encoded:
- a CDS encoding phospholipase D-like domain-containing protein; protein product: MTSLRRFLATAAVLLATALMSGCASLPPSVPQPATHAIADGEGTFLGKAAAMGAPAALPGAAPLSGFRLMPEAAFAFDARIALARNAEKSLDVQYYLIEKDDVGLLLLKELRDAALRGVRVRLLVDDLYSGGEDELFGAFSAFPNVEVRLFNPLPSRASSLPVRLALSLHEFKRINHRMHNKLMIADNSFSVSGGRNIANDYFMRSTAANFIDMDVVSSGPVVHDFSRAFDMYWNSEFVRPIESIAPIGLPAAAAQKRFDEIARDAVPDVPLRPRDVLANAPFGEELVTGKLERHWATARVYADPPAKITRKPEDAYRGSVTEGALAAIGTATRKVVIASPYFIPGPIGMAMMREQVEEGVAVTVVTNSLGSTDEPLAYAGYERYRADMLKAGVTIYEIAPQYSARSKRFGEFGKSISRLHAKLAILDEHRIFVGSMNLDHRSAAVNTELGLLIDNRLLVAEYNDFVRGADGVDDIGYRLRLTPDGRRTEWLEYNDQGGEIVHADVPGEFLWLRFKSWLLLPIVGEDLL